One window of the Salvia miltiorrhiza cultivar Shanhuang (shh) chromosome 6, IMPLAD_Smil_shh, whole genome shotgun sequence genome contains the following:
- the LOC130988768 gene encoding cyclic dof factor 2-like — protein sequence MREKMSEVKDPKIKLFGKTIELPDTASEAAVAAEKAGEAAQSFDAAGDDDSIQDPPCSSNSMIEENDLNGDAEDQESNMNQSGLKQDNKEEDQAQPLTSDELKDPNTTPCIVADPKALSADSDAGPVQSSKMEEDQTETSNSQDKTLKKPDKILPCPRCNSMDTKFCYFNNYNVNQPRHFCKNCQRYWTAGGTMRNVPVGAGRRKNKNAASQFRHLTVPNVLQNARVDLQNGIHHPVLSPNGTVITFNSDTPLCESMVSVLNIADKTVRSNLRNGFHRPEELGMETSHGHKENGDDHSSGSSTTAASSKDEVGKTGLPEPIPNNHPFPPQVPCFPGAPWPYPWHSVQWTAPISPPNFPPGGFALPFYPTAPPYWGCAVPGPWNVPWIIPPTPSQSHTPPNSGPNSPTLGKHSRDDNTLKPVNPEDASEKESNPEKCLWVPKTLRIDDPGEAAKSSIWATLGIKNERADSVGGGGLFKAFQSQSKGDEKAHASETSTVLQANPAALSRSLSFHENS from the exons ATGAGAGAGAAAATGTCTGAAGTGAAAGACCCCAAGATAAAGCTTTTCGGCAAAACCATTGAACTGCCAGACACTGCCTCCGAGGCAGCGGTGGCGGCGGAGAAGGCTGGTGAAGCAGCTCAGTCATTTGATGCTGCCGGAGATGATGATTCGATTCAAGATCCCCCTTGTTCATCTAACTCGATGATTGAAGAAAACGATTTGAATGGCGACGCAGAGGACCAAGAATCGAACATG AACCAATCAGGTTTAAAACAAGACAATAAAGAGGAAGATCAAGCCCAGCCTTTGACATCCGATGAATTAAAAGATCCTAATACAACTCCATGTATAGTTGCGGACCCTAAGGCATTGTCTGCCGATAGTGATGCTGGACCCGTGCAAAGTTCGAAGATGGAAGAGGACCAGACTGAGACCAGTAACTCACAGGACAAAACCCTGAAGAAGCCGGACAAGATACTCCCGTGCCCTCGTTGCAACAGCATGGACacaaaattttgttattttaacaattacaacgtcaaccAGCCGAGACATTTCTGCAAGAATTGCCAGAGGTACTGGACAGCTGGTGGGACCATGAGGAATGTTCCTGTGGGGGCTGGGCGCCGTAAAAACAAGAATGCCGCTTCCCAATTCCGTCATCTAACTGTTCCCAATGTCCTTCAGAATGCACGGGTGGACCTCCAAAATGGAATACACCACCCTGTGCTGAGCCCAAATGGCACTGTTATCACATTCAATTCAGACACACCTCTATGTGAATCAATGGTGTCTGTCTTGAATATTGCCGATAAAACCGTTAGAAGCAACCTGAGGAACGGGTTTCATAGACCGGAAGAACTGGGAATGGAGACTTCTCATGGACATAAAGAGAATGGAGATGATCACTCAAGTGGATCTTCCACCACTGCTGCAAGTTCAAAAGATGAAGTTGGTAAAACCGGCTTGCCAGAACCAATACCAAATAATCATCCCTTTCCACCCCAAGTACCTTGCTTTCCCGGAGCCCCATGGCCTTATCCGTGGCATTCTGTTCAGTGGACTGCTCCCATTTCTCCACCGAACTTTCCCCCCGGTGGCTTTGCTTTGCCATTCTATCCTACGGCACCACCTTACTGGGGTTGTGCAGTACCTGGCCCTTGGAATGTTCCTTGGATTATTCCCCCAACACCATCACAGAGCCATACACCTCCAAATTCCGGTCCCAACTCCCCAACTTTAGGGAAGCATTCGAGAGATGACAACACTCTGAAGCCCGTTAACCCAGAGGATGCGAGTGAAAAGGAGAGCAATCCCGAGAAATGTCTGTGGGTTCCGAAAACTTTGAGAATTGACGACCCTGGAGAAGCTGCCAAGAGTTCCATATGGGCAACTTTAGGTATAAAGAACGAGAGAGCAGATTCTGTGGGTGGTGGTGGTCTTTTTAAGGCATTTCAAAGCCAATCGAAAGGCGATGAAAAGGCTCATGCTTCAGAAACCTCGACAGTATTACAAGCAAATCCAGCAGCGCTGTCTAGGTCATTGAGCTTCCACGAGAACTCTTAA